In Devosia sp. XK-2, one DNA window encodes the following:
- the lon gene encoding endopeptidase La has product MSEVTSTGETSRDRVYPVLPLRDIVVFPGMIVPLFVGREKSVKALEEVMRDDKHILVVTQKNAQDDDPAPDQIYPTGTIATVLQLLKLPDGTVKVLVEGLHRATIDNYLQTEEYFEAEASVLPEPEEDATEVEALARSAQSEFENYVKLNKKISAEVVAAVGQIELASKLADTIASHLVIKIPEKEDLLETVSVIERLQKVIGLMEGEIGVLQVEKRIRSRVKRQMEKTQREYYLNEQMKAIQRELGDGEDGANEITELEERVAKTKLSKEARAKADGEIKKLKGMSPMSAEATVVRNYLDTLLGLPWGKKSKVKRDLALAEKVLDADHYGLEKVKERILEYLAVQARTGTLKGPILCLVGPPGVGKTSLGKSIAKATGREFVRMALGGVRDEAEIRGHRRTYIGSMPGKIIQSLKKVGKNNPLFLLDEIDKMGQDFRGDPSSALLEVLDPEQNNTFNDHYLEVDFDLSDVMFVTTSNTLNIPGPLMDRMEIIRLSGYTEEEKHAIAKQHLMPEAAKENGVAHGEFVLSDEMLMKVIRGYTREAGVRNLKREISKLMRKAVTDIVRTKVKSIEITDEKLAEYLGPMIFKHGEIEAEAQVGLVTGLAWTSVGGEMLTIEGVMTPGKGRMSVTGNIKEVMKESLTAAQAYVKSRCIDFGIKPPMFDTRDIHVHLPEGATPKDGPSAGIGLATAIVSVMTGIPVRNDVAMTGEITLRGRVLPIGGLKEKLLAALRGGIKTVLIPEENVRDLQEIPDIVKEGMEIVPVSRMDQVIERALVRKPEPIEWDFDAEPAVPAKVDPTDDAGASVTH; this is encoded by the coding sequence ATGTCGGAAGTTACCTCCACCGGCGAAACAAGCCGGGATCGGGTTTACCCGGTCCTCCCGCTGCGCGACATCGTCGTCTTCCCCGGCATGATCGTGCCGCTCTTCGTTGGGCGCGAGAAATCGGTCAAGGCGCTTGAAGAAGTGATGCGCGACGACAAGCACATCCTTGTCGTGACGCAGAAGAACGCGCAGGACGATGATCCGGCGCCTGACCAAATCTATCCCACCGGAACCATTGCCACCGTTCTGCAGCTCCTCAAGCTCCCGGACGGGACGGTCAAGGTGCTCGTGGAAGGCCTCCACCGCGCCACTATCGACAATTACCTCCAGACCGAGGAATATTTCGAGGCCGAGGCCTCGGTTCTCCCCGAACCTGAGGAAGACGCGACCGAAGTCGAGGCGCTGGCTCGTTCGGCGCAGTCCGAGTTCGAAAACTACGTCAAGCTCAACAAGAAGATTTCCGCCGAGGTTGTCGCTGCCGTTGGGCAGATCGAACTCGCCAGTAAACTGGCCGACACTATTGCCAGCCATCTCGTCATCAAGATCCCTGAAAAGGAGGATCTGCTCGAGACCGTTTCGGTTATTGAGCGTCTTCAGAAGGTCATCGGCCTGATGGAAGGCGAGATTGGCGTGTTGCAGGTGGAAAAGCGCATCCGCTCCCGCGTCAAGCGCCAGATGGAAAAGACCCAGCGCGAATACTACCTTAACGAGCAGATGAAGGCGATCCAGCGCGAGCTGGGCGACGGCGAAGACGGCGCTAACGAGATTACCGAACTCGAAGAGCGTGTCGCCAAGACCAAGCTCTCCAAGGAAGCCCGTGCCAAGGCTGATGGCGAGATCAAGAAGCTCAAGGGCATGAGCCCGATGTCGGCTGAAGCCACGGTTGTTCGTAACTATCTTGATACGCTTTTGGGCTTGCCCTGGGGCAAGAAGTCCAAGGTCAAGCGCGACCTGGCTCTGGCCGAAAAGGTTCTGGACGCCGATCACTATGGCCTCGAAAAGGTCAAGGAGCGCATCCTCGAATATCTGGCCGTGCAGGCCCGTACCGGCACGCTCAAGGGTCCGATCCTCTGCCTCGTCGGCCCGCCGGGTGTCGGCAAGACTTCGCTCGGCAAGTCGATTGCCAAGGCCACCGGTCGCGAATTCGTGCGCATGGCGCTCGGCGGCGTGCGCGACGAGGCCGAGATCCGTGGTCACCGCCGCACCTATATCGGCTCCATGCCCGGCAAGATCATCCAGTCGCTCAAGAAAGTGGGCAAGAACAACCCGCTTTTCCTGCTCGACGAGATCGACAAGATGGGCCAGGATTTCCGTGGGGATCCGTCGTCAGCGCTGCTCGAAGTACTCGATCCGGAGCAGAACAACACATTCAATGACCACTATCTGGAGGTGGATTTCGACCTGTCCGACGTGATGTTCGTGACCACCTCGAACACGCTCAATATTCCCGGCCCTCTGATGGACCGCATGGAGATCATTCGCCTCTCCGGTTACACCGAAGAGGAGAAGCACGCGATCGCCAAGCAGCACCTGATGCCCGAAGCCGCGAAGGAAAACGGCGTCGCGCATGGCGAATTCGTGCTTTCCGACGAGATGCTGATGAAGGTCATTCGTGGCTATACCCGCGAGGCCGGCGTCCGCAATCTCAAGCGTGAAATCTCCAAATTGATGCGCAAGGCGGTCACCGACATCGTCCGCACCAAGGTCAAGTCGATCGAGATCACCGACGAGAAACTCGCTGAATATCTCGGACCGATGATCTTCAAGCACGGCGAGATCGAAGCCGAGGCTCAGGTCGGTCTCGTGACCGGTTTGGCCTGGACCTCCGTGGGTGGCGAAATGCTGACCATCGAAGGCGTGATGACGCCGGGCAAGGGCCGCATGTCGGTTACCGGCAACATCAAGGAAGTGATGAAGGAATCTCTGACCGCCGCTCAGGCCTATGTGAAGTCCCGCTGCATCGACTTCGGCATCAAGCCGCCCATGTTCGATACGCGTGACATTCACGTCCACCTGCCCGAGGGTGCCACTCCCAAGGATGGTCCCTCGGCCGGCATTGGCTTGGCAACCGCGATCGTCTCGGTGATGACGGGCATTCCTGTCCGCAACGATGTCGCTATGACTGGCGAGATCACGCTGCGGGGCAGGGTGCTGCCCATCGGTGGCCTCAAGGAAAAGCTCCTGGCGGCGCTGCGTGGCGGCATCAAGACGGTGCTGATCCCGGAAGAGAATGTCCGCGATCTTCAGGAGATCCCGGACATCGTTAAGGAAGGCATGGAGATTGTTCCTGTCAGCCGTATGGATCAGGTCATCGAGCGCGCCCTGGTGCGCAAGCCCGAGCCGATCGAATGGGACTTCGACGCCGAACCTGCCGTCCCGGCAAAGGTCGATCCGACAGATGACGCAGGGGCCAGTGTAACCCACTGA
- a CDS encoding NAD-dependent epimerase/dehydratase family protein, giving the protein MRICVVGAGGGIGRQLAARFSERHHVSAVFRTLPPGSTADVEPIRFDDAPGLEGAVGSADVIVHAALNTKARGKAFIEANQATTERLLALIEPGRCKLFVYFSSQVVYAALDPLKHPVQAEDAALSDSRRLDNYTRLKLREEARVIEACKAKGVGYLIVRPTVVMGPGMQWSSGIVGAMRLAPIGLRNRTINLVHVEDLAHQLLSLVEGGVANEVVNLGDLDVPSDTYFRHAAGLANRPVLLAPDWLAGAVGRFIPSTLWFLSHDVRVSTEKVRALCGSSSGRALEDFFEPPARIVDARSLDVIQDTVRSGKPYHAIGRGYFLWFNDRKQIDQLVMEHYAGIVALDGNALTVKAGTTLRTILDYLVPRSLTLATLPEFVDISAGACFFAEVHGSSAEHISIYDLITSIRYVDETGEEKLSLRDEASWDRLRGNGGIVVTEVTFRCRPNRLLANSIEWQKESRLEDYVAGEYRANYSTTVHWYPRSHELMVYNVNPVDGPEPGDRRPFPPMRGSPHWIQKLLLNLRMRGRQRVVGSSERVLAPWSGVPAKKLLGKFFRDTRRRVRNMEVCVPDTHAADFIAKLRRHLPEMKLMPGQGIGVRFTRDPGTDRGFVWVEMTSRDASQMHAMVEMARASCGEQFWLHRGKYVPTDIGVEHLYIPRHIGPE; this is encoded by the coding sequence ATGCGAATTTGTGTTGTGGGTGCGGGTGGCGGCATCGGCCGGCAATTGGCTGCCCGTTTTTCCGAGCGGCACCATGTCTCGGCGGTGTTCCGTACCCTACCCCCGGGCAGCACTGCAGATGTTGAGCCGATCCGGTTCGATGATGCGCCGGGGCTGGAAGGAGCCGTAGGGTCCGCTGACGTGATTGTTCACGCCGCGCTCAACACCAAGGCGCGCGGCAAGGCGTTCATAGAGGCTAACCAGGCTACCACAGAGCGCCTATTGGCACTGATAGAGCCGGGACGCTGTAAGCTGTTCGTCTATTTCAGTTCGCAGGTTGTCTATGCGGCGCTCGACCCTCTGAAACACCCAGTGCAGGCGGAAGATGCCGCGCTATCGGATAGCCGGCGGCTGGACAATTACACCCGGCTCAAGCTGCGGGAGGAAGCGCGGGTCATCGAGGCCTGCAAGGCCAAAGGTGTCGGCTATCTGATCGTTCGACCTACCGTGGTTATGGGGCCGGGCATGCAGTGGTCGAGCGGCATTGTCGGCGCTATGCGCCTGGCGCCAATTGGGCTCAGAAACCGGACCATTAATCTGGTTCATGTGGAGGACCTGGCGCATCAGCTCCTGAGCCTGGTCGAGGGCGGCGTGGCCAATGAAGTGGTCAATCTTGGGGACCTCGATGTGCCGTCCGACACCTACTTCCGCCATGCCGCCGGACTTGCCAACCGCCCCGTACTCCTGGCACCGGATTGGCTAGCTGGCGCGGTAGGCCGCTTCATTCCATCGACCCTTTGGTTTCTCTCCCACGATGTACGCGTGTCTACCGAAAAGGTCCGAGCGCTTTGCGGATCATCGAGTGGCCGGGCGCTGGAGGATTTCTTCGAGCCGCCCGCCCGCATTGTGGATGCGCGAAGCCTCGACGTCATCCAGGACACCGTGCGAAGCGGCAAGCCCTACCATGCTATCGGGCGGGGCTATTTTCTCTGGTTCAACGATCGCAAACAGATCGACCAATTGGTGATGGAACACTATGCGGGCATCGTGGCGCTGGATGGCAATGCGCTGACGGTCAAGGCTGGAACGACGTTGCGCACCATTCTCGATTACCTGGTGCCCCGCTCGCTGACATTGGCGACGCTACCCGAATTCGTGGACATTTCTGCGGGGGCCTGCTTCTTTGCCGAAGTTCATGGCAGCAGCGCCGAGCATATATCCATCTACGATCTCATCACCTCGATCCGCTATGTCGATGAGACTGGGGAGGAAAAGCTCTCCTTGCGCGACGAAGCCAGTTGGGACCGGTTGCGCGGCAATGGCGGCATCGTGGTGACCGAAGTGACGTTCCGCTGCCGGCCGAACCGGCTGCTGGCAAACAGCATTGAATGGCAGAAGGAAAGCCGGCTCGAAGATTACGTGGCCGGGGAATATCGAGCCAATTACAGCACTACCGTACATTGGTATCCGCGCAGCCATGAATTGATGGTCTACAATGTCAATCCGGTCGATGGACCCGAGCCCGGAGACCGGCGCCCCTTCCCGCCTATGCGCGGGTCGCCACACTGGATTCAGAAATTGCTGCTCAACCTGCGCATGCGCGGGCGTCAACGCGTCGTCGGCTCATCGGAACGGGTTCTGGCGCCCTGGAGCGGGGTTCCCGCCAAGAAATTGCTTGGCAAGTTCTTCCGCGATACGCGGCGACGGGTGCGCAATATGGAGGTGTGCGTGCCCGATACGCATGCGGCCGATTTTATTGCCAAGCTCCGGCGCCACCTACCAGAAATGAAATTGATGCCGGGACAGGGTATTGGTGTGCGCTTCACCCGCGATCCCGGGACCGATCGAGGGTTTGTCTGGGTGGAGATGACCTCGCGCGATGCCTCGCAAATGCATGCAATGGTGGAGATGGCGCGAGCAAGCTGTGGCGAGCAGTTCTGGCTACATCGCGGCAAATATGTCCCGACCGACATTGGTGTCGAGCATCTTTATATCCCGCGGCACATAGGGCCAGAATGA
- a CDS encoding glycosyltransferase yields the protein MGKRVAIATIGTSGDVRPYLALAKALKDDGHDVVLGTNADFEELVTSHGVEFHSLGTKIQDWLQESRFDNAISQMKLHHFPALLREGQALVERAARNAWAMSQGADAIVVNINTSFGIDIAEALDIPVIMTAMQPLNPTREFPICAYEVPDLGPTFNKLSYISMNLQQAYYDMPRDRVRKQLMGLGPRKRGGLFKDSNGNNIPTLYNFSATVSPRPRDWPQTAVVTGFWFLDDISGWTPSPELQAFLDAGPPPVYIGFGSMPFGAERNTQLLRSALEQWGGRAIVARGWGGINPADLPNTVFAVAEAPHDKLFPLVSAVVHHGGAGTTAAGLRAGKPTFTVPQAYDQRYWGRRVRALGCGPAPVRLRAITPEILAKALFELTNNKAMAANAKTIGKILSEEKGLETAVRFIETTIEAAEAGARRYPVTG from the coding sequence ATGGGAAAACGCGTCGCAATCGCAACAATCGGCACTTCGGGTGATGTTCGCCCCTATCTGGCGCTGGCCAAGGCGCTGAAGGATGACGGCCATGATGTCGTTCTGGGTACGAATGCCGATTTTGAGGAATTGGTGACGTCGCACGGCGTCGAATTCCACAGCCTGGGCACCAAGATTCAGGATTGGTTGCAAGAATCCCGATTCGACAACGCCATCAGCCAAATGAAACTGCACCACTTCCCTGCCCTGTTGCGGGAAGGCCAGGCACTGGTTGAACGCGCCGCGCGCAACGCCTGGGCGATGTCCCAAGGCGCTGACGCCATTGTGGTCAACATCAATACCAGTTTCGGCATCGACATTGCCGAAGCTCTGGACATCCCTGTCATCATGACGGCGATGCAGCCGCTCAACCCGACCCGCGAATTTCCGATCTGCGCCTATGAGGTCCCCGATCTGGGCCCGACCTTCAACAAGCTCAGCTATATCTCGATGAATCTGCAGCAGGCCTATTACGACATGCCGCGCGACCGGGTGCGCAAGCAGTTGATGGGGCTGGGGCCACGTAAGCGCGGCGGGCTGTTCAAGGACAGCAATGGCAACAATATCCCCACGCTCTACAATTTTTCGGCCACTGTTTCCCCGCGGCCGCGTGACTGGCCGCAAACGGCGGTGGTAACGGGGTTTTGGTTTCTGGACGACATCAGCGGCTGGACGCCATCCCCCGAACTACAGGCTTTTCTCGATGCCGGGCCGCCACCTGTCTATATCGGGTTCGGCTCGATGCCTTTCGGTGCCGAACGCAATACCCAATTGCTGCGCTCGGCGTTGGAGCAATGGGGTGGACGAGCCATCGTGGCGCGGGGCTGGGGGGGCATTAACCCCGCCGACCTGCCCAATACGGTATTTGCCGTTGCCGAGGCGCCGCATGACAAGCTGTTTCCGCTGGTTTCGGCCGTCGTGCACCATGGCGGTGCCGGCACAACCGCCGCGGGCCTCCGGGCGGGCAAACCGACTTTCACCGTGCCCCAGGCCTACGACCAGCGCTATTGGGGGCGCCGGGTCCGAGCGCTTGGATGTGGACCGGCGCCGGTGCGGCTGCGTGCCATAACCCCCGAAATCCTGGCCAAAGCCCTGTTCGAGCTGACCAATAACAAGGCGATGGCCGCCAATGCCAAGACCATCGGCAAGATCCTTTCGGAGGAGAAAGGGCTTGAAACGGCGGTGCGGTTCATTGAAACCACGATCGAAGCGGCCGAGGCCGGCGCGCGACGCTATCCGGTAACGGGGTGA
- a CDS encoding LL-diaminopimelate aminotransferase, which produces MSEVFHRIRRLPPYVFEHINPIKAKARAEGVDIIDLGMGNPDLPTPEHIVNKLKETVLDPRTHRYSTSKGIPGLRKAQASYYGRRFGVKLNPDTQVVATLGSKEGFANMAQAITAPGDVVLVPNPTYPIHSFGFIMSGGVVRSMPADPNEDFMRSLDRAVRHSIPKPIALVLNYPANPTAYTADLDFYTEVVKYCKANDIFILSDLAYSEIYFDDTPPPSVLQVPGAMDIAVEFTSMSKTYSMPGWRVGFAVGNERLIAALARVKSYLDYGAFTPIQVAAVAALNGSDEVVDEVRKIYKHRRDVMVESFGRSGWNIPVPRATMFAWAPIPDQFAHLGSLEFAKLLVQETGVAVAPGVGFGEYGDQYIRLAFVENEQRIRQAARNVKKLLGSKAGQGNVVPLKA; this is translated from the coding sequence ATGAGCGAAGTCTTCCATCGCATCCGCCGCCTTCCCCCTTACGTGTTTGAACACATCAATCCGATCAAGGCCAAGGCACGCGCCGAGGGCGTAGACATTATCGACCTGGGCATGGGCAATCCCGATTTGCCGACCCCTGAGCATATCGTCAACAAGCTCAAGGAGACCGTGCTCGATCCGCGCACGCACCGCTATTCGACGTCAAAGGGCATTCCTGGCCTGCGCAAGGCCCAGGCCAGCTATTATGGCCGCCGCTTTGGCGTGAAACTCAATCCCGACACGCAAGTTGTGGCCACGCTCGGCTCCAAGGAAGGTTTCGCCAATATGGCGCAGGCCATCACGGCGCCGGGCGACGTGGTGCTGGTGCCCAACCCGACCTATCCTATCCATTCCTTCGGCTTCATCATGTCGGGCGGCGTCGTGCGCTCTATGCCCGCCGATCCGAATGAAGACTTTATGCGTTCGTTGGACCGCGCGGTGCGTCACTCGATCCCCAAGCCGATTGCGCTGGTTCTGAACTATCCGGCCAACCCCACCGCTTACACTGCCGATCTCGATTTTTACACCGAGGTCGTCAAATATTGTAAGGCCAACGACATCTTCATCCTGTCCGATCTCGCCTATTCCGAGATCTATTTTGACGATACGCCGCCGCCATCGGTGCTGCAGGTGCCCGGCGCCATGGACATAGCGGTCGAGTTCACGTCCATGTCCAAGACCTATTCCATGCCGGGCTGGCGCGTTGGCTTTGCCGTCGGCAATGAACGCCTCATTGCAGCTTTGGCGCGTGTGAAATCCTATCTCGACTACGGGGCCTTCACGCCCATCCAGGTCGCCGCCGTTGCCGCCTTGAATGGTTCGGATGAAGTCGTCGATGAAGTGCGCAAGATCTATAAGCATCGCCGCGACGTCATGGTGGAAAGCTTTGGTCGTTCCGGCTGGAACATTCCCGTGCCGCGCGCCACTATGTTCGCCTGGGCACCAATTCCGGATCAGTTTGCCCATCTCGGCTCGCTCGAATTCGCCAAGCTTCTGGTCCAGGAAACCGGCGTTGCCGTGGCCCCGGGCGTTGGCTTCGGCGAGTATGGCGATCAATATATTCGCCTCGCCTTTGTCGAGAATGAACAGCGCATCCGCCAGGCCGCCCGCAACGTCAAGAAGCTGCTCGGCTCCAAGGCCGGGCAGGGCAATGTCGTTCCGCTTAAGGCATAG